TGAGAAAGAGGTGAGTCGTCCCTTGAGTTTGAAGGAACGTATCGATCGAGTGGAACAGCGAATCACGGAGGCTTGCGCAAGAAGCGGCAGGAACCGGAATGATGTAAATATCATTGCGGTTACTAAATATGTCTCCTTGGACATGACAGCTTCGGTACTGGATCAGGGACTGCAGCATATCGGCGAGAACCGCTGGCAGGATGCCCAGGCGAAATGGAACGCTCTTGGAAGCCGCGGCACATGGCATTTCATCGGCCATCTTCAGACCAATAAGGTTCGGGATGTCATTGATAAATTTCAATATATTCATTCGCTTGACCGCTTGTCTCTGGCCCATGAGCTGGAGAAGAGGGCTGCTGCGCTGGATCTGCAGGTATCCGCCTTTATGCAGGTCAATATCTCGGGCGAGGAATCCAAGTATGGTTTGCCTCCTGAGAAAGCAGCCGAGTTTTTGAAGGAAATCAACAGTCTTTCACACGTAAAGGTGACCGGACTCATGACCATGGCTCCATATGAATCGTCGGCGGAGCAGACGCGTCCTGTATTTCGTGGTTTAAGACAACTAAGAGATGAGCTGAACAAGCAGGCGCTTACGGCGGAGCCATTGACCGAATTGTCCATGGGCATGTCCAATGACTTTGAAGTAGCCATAGAGGAAGGGGCGACCTGGGTGCGTCTCGGCTCGACTTTAGTAGGGAAAGAGGAGGATTGACGATGGGCGTGATGAACCGGTTTATGAATTTCTTGGGACTGCAAGAGGAAGAAGAAGTTGTGGAACGCGAGGTACTGGCCTCGCAGGAAGAGCCGGTGGAGGCAACGCCGTTTGATCATCGGAAGAACCAAAAAAGCGGCAATATCGTAAGCATTCATTCACAGAAGAACGTGAAGGTTGTATTAGTGGAGCCTCGTTCATATGATGAAGCACAGGAGATTGCAGATCATCTGCGGTCATTCCGAACGGTTGTGGTCAACCTGCAGCGTGTGAGGAATGATCAGGCGCTGCGCATTATCGATTTTCTC
This Paenibacillus sp. JZ16 DNA region includes the following protein-coding sequences:
- a CDS encoding YggS family pyridoxal phosphate-dependent enzyme, with the translated sequence MSLKERIDRVEQRITEACARSGRNRNDVNIIAVTKYVSLDMTASVLDQGLQHIGENRWQDAQAKWNALGSRGTWHFIGHLQTNKVRDVIDKFQYIHSLDRLSLAHELEKRAAALDLQVSAFMQVNISGEESKYGLPPEKAAEFLKEINSLSHVKVTGLMTMAPYESSAEQTRPVFRGLRQLRDELNKQALTAEPLTELSMGMSNDFEVAIEEGATWVRLGSTLVGKEED
- a CDS encoding cell division protein SepF, whose amino-acid sequence is MGVMNRFMNFLGLQEEEEVVEREVLASQEEPVEATPFDHRKNQKSGNIVSIHSQKNVKVVLVEPRSYDEAQEIADHLRSFRTVVVNLQRVRNDQALRIIDFLSGTVYALSGGISKVGGNIFLCTPDTVEIQGSISEILADEHEYNRMR